One Lentibacillus cibarius DNA window includes the following coding sequences:
- the rpoN gene encoding RNA polymerase factor sigma-54: MELGLFQKQTMNLVMTTELRQAIALLQYNTIDLSQFIQEQAVENPLIELEEQTTEPRFEDVRHVPNARTSTNSDVSPLDFIANDQPDLYDDLMEQAQYLNINEQERGILQYLILNLDDHGLLPLTSAEIADQLTVNTEMVDTCIAMLQRLEPIGVGARDIYECLLLQATYYYPGDELLATVIEHHLEALANKKWKELAKRLNISLQDVKQLYEQMITLNPRPCAGLFNSGPDVLYPDVTVENVNGTYTVSLNDHYLPKIHLNETYMSLKDTNPSASSYIKDHYRQYQWLVKSIEQRKATIIKITNTIIEKQRPFLEHGFSHLHPMTLKEVADAIGMHESTVSRATNNKVIQTPSGSYEMSRLFTSKLGTSDNSNASSAQVKILLKQLIDNEDQKKPLSDQKLAEHVKKHNGITISRRTVAKYREELNILSSSKRKIIS, encoded by the coding sequence ATGGAACTCGGGTTGTTTCAAAAGCAAACGATGAATCTTGTGATGACCACTGAGCTCAGACAGGCAATTGCTTTACTGCAGTACAACACGATCGACCTGTCCCAATTCATTCAGGAACAAGCGGTCGAAAATCCTCTCATCGAGCTTGAAGAGCAAACAACAGAACCCCGTTTTGAAGACGTACGGCATGTTCCAAACGCACGAACTTCAACGAATAGTGATGTCAGCCCACTCGATTTTATCGCGAATGACCAGCCGGATTTATATGATGACTTAATGGAGCAGGCGCAATACTTGAACATCAATGAACAAGAGCGAGGTATTTTACAGTATTTGATTCTTAATTTAGATGATCATGGCTTGTTACCTTTAACATCTGCTGAAATAGCCGATCAGCTTACGGTCAACACAGAAATGGTGGATACTTGTATTGCTATGCTGCAACGGTTAGAGCCAATTGGTGTCGGTGCCAGAGATATATACGAATGTCTGCTTTTACAGGCAACCTATTATTATCCAGGCGATGAGTTATTGGCCACCGTCATTGAACATCATTTAGAAGCGCTGGCCAATAAAAAGTGGAAAGAACTGGCCAAACGGCTGAACATTTCGTTACAGGATGTAAAACAGCTTTACGAGCAAATGATCACGCTGAACCCAAGACCATGTGCCGGTCTCTTCAACTCAGGGCCGGACGTATTGTACCCGGATGTTACAGTTGAAAACGTCAATGGAACATATACTGTTTCTTTAAATGATCATTATTTGCCTAAGATCCATCTCAATGAAACTTATATGAGCTTAAAAGACACGAACCCAAGTGCATCAAGCTATATAAAAGATCATTACCGCCAATATCAATGGCTGGTCAAAAGTATTGAACAGCGTAAAGCTACAATCATAAAAATCACTAATACGATCATTGAAAAGCAACGGCCGTTTTTAGAACACGGATTCTCCCATCTGCACCCAATGACATTAAAAGAAGTGGCTGACGCAATTGGCATGCACGAATCCACCGTTAGCAGAGCGACGAACAATAAAGTGATTCAAACACCAAGTGGTTCGTATGAAATGAGTCGGCTGTTCACCTCCAAGCTCGGAACAAGTGATAACAGCAATGCCTCGTCGGCTCAGGTAAAAATCTTATTAAAACAATTGATTGACAATGAGGATCAAAAAAAGCCACTTTCTGATCAAAAGTTGGCTGAACATGTTAAAAAACATAACGGGATAACAATCTCTCGCCGCACCGTTGCCAAGTACAGGGAAGAGCTGAACATTTTATCTTCATCGAAACGAAAGATTATTAGTTAA
- a CDS encoding aldehyde dehydrogenase family protein, producing the protein MITSQVELKPKVKAFLEGEKELYINGAYTPAASGKTFEVYNPATEDVLAKVSEAQEEDIDQAVKAAREAFENSEWATMTTAERSHLIYKFADLLEQNREELAQLEALDNGKPYTIALEDDVDGTVEHFRYYAGWATKVLGQTTPISPDYLNYTVHEPVGVVGQIIPWNFPLSMASWKLGAALATGCTSVIKPAEQTPLSLLYAAGLFKEAGFPDGVVNIVPGYGETTGEAIVNHTDIDKLAFTGSTDVGKSIMRKAADQVKDVTLELGGKSPNLILEDADVDKAIDAAFSGIMDNHGQNCSATSRVYVHRKHYDRVVEGLAERAKATKLGNGMDTDTEMGPLVSKEQFDRVMNYIEIGKKEGAKLVAGGDRAFDQGYFVQPTVFADVEDDMRIAREEIFGPVVAVFPFNTTEEAIRRANDSDYGLAAAVFTENIRTGHTVARRLKAGTVWINDTNQENPAAAFGGYKQSGIGREMGNYALDNYTEVKSVWVNLQQ; encoded by the coding sequence ATGATTACATCACAGGTAGAATTAAAGCCAAAGGTAAAAGCGTTTTTGGAAGGGGAAAAGGAACTCTACATTAATGGAGCCTATACACCCGCAGCCAGTGGCAAAACATTCGAGGTGTATAACCCGGCTACGGAAGATGTGCTAGCTAAAGTTAGTGAAGCGCAGGAAGAAGATATTGATCAAGCTGTCAAAGCTGCTAGAGAAGCATTTGAAAACAGCGAATGGGCAACCATGACGACGGCGGAGCGATCTCATCTTATTTACAAATTTGCTGATTTGCTCGAACAAAACCGTGAAGAACTGGCACAATTAGAAGCATTGGATAATGGCAAGCCTTATACGATTGCGTTAGAAGATGATGTTGACGGGACAGTAGAGCATTTCCGCTACTATGCAGGCTGGGCGACAAAAGTACTCGGGCAAACAACACCGATTTCGCCTGATTATTTAAATTATACGGTTCATGAGCCTGTAGGGGTTGTCGGTCAGATTATTCCGTGGAACTTTCCGTTGTCGATGGCTTCATGGAAGTTGGGGGCAGCGTTGGCAACAGGGTGTACATCTGTCATAAAGCCTGCCGAGCAGACACCGCTTTCGCTATTGTATGCTGCTGGTCTGTTTAAAGAAGCTGGTTTCCCTGATGGTGTTGTTAACATTGTTCCGGGATACGGGGAAACAACGGGTGAAGCGATTGTAAATCATACAGATATCGACAAGCTAGCTTTTACCGGGTCAACAGATGTAGGTAAATCAATTATGCGTAAAGCTGCAGACCAAGTGAAAGATGTAACCCTTGAGCTCGGTGGAAAATCGCCAAACCTTATTCTGGAAGATGCAGATGTGGACAAAGCGATTGACGCAGCATTTTCAGGAATTATGGATAATCACGGCCAAAACTGCAGCGCAACATCACGTGTCTACGTTCACCGCAAACACTATGATCGTGTGGTGGAAGGATTAGCTGAACGGGCCAAAGCGACGAAATTAGGTAACGGGATGGATACGGACACTGAAATGGGGCCACTCGTTTCCAAAGAACAATTTGACCGCGTCATGAACTATATCGAAATCGGGAAAAAAGAAGGCGCCAAGCTCGTAGCTGGTGGTGACAGGGCGTTTGATCAAGGTTACTTTGTCCAGCCAACTGTTTTTGCAGATGTGGAAGATGATATGCGCATTGCTAGAGAAGAAATCTTCGGCCCGGTTGTAGCGGTATTTCCGTTTAATACAACCGAAGAAGCCATCCGCAGGGCAAATGACAGTGACTATGGATTGGCTGCTGCTGTCTTTACGGAAAATATCCGCACAGGGCACACGGTCGCGCGCCGTTTGAAAGCGGGAACGGTTTGGATTAATGATACCAACCAGGAAAACCCTGCGGCAGCATTTGGCGGCTATAAACAATCCGGTATTGGCCGGGAAATGGGTAACTATGCGTTGGATAACTATACAGAAGTAAAAAGCGTTTGGGTGAATTTACAGCAATAG
- the dapA gene encoding 4-hydroxy-tetrahydrodipicolinate synthase: MTALKGAFPVLVTPMHDDEEVDYNGLKQNIEHFIKQGVAGIAVNGSTGEFVSLTKEEKFKIAELAVEQVNGRIPLIVGTAAETTRDAIMYTKHAEEVGADAALLINSYYAHPKDEEIYEHFKAVAESVSFPVMIYNNPFTSGVDIGTETILNVARDVENITHIKESSGDISKARDISRQGKGFIETFCGSDDLALESLLVGATGWISVAGNIAPQLVTDLFDSVQENNMERAWELYDKVLPLCNFIEGSGKYVQIVKRAMDLQGLAGGPSRKPRLGLTTDEDATLKELLASLDRSPAS; encoded by the coding sequence ATGACAGCATTAAAAGGAGCTTTTCCCGTTCTCGTTACACCAATGCATGACGATGAGGAAGTTGACTACAACGGATTAAAACAAAATATTGAGCACTTTATAAAACAAGGGGTAGCAGGAATTGCGGTTAATGGTAGCACTGGGGAGTTTGTCAGTTTGACGAAAGAAGAAAAATTTAAAATTGCCGAGTTAGCGGTGGAACAAGTGAATGGCCGGATTCCTTTGATTGTCGGTACCGCTGCAGAAACAACCCGGGATGCCATCATGTATACGAAGCATGCTGAGGAAGTGGGGGCTGACGCAGCATTGTTGATCAACTCCTACTATGCACACCCAAAAGATGAAGAGATTTATGAACACTTCAAAGCAGTAGCAGAATCGGTCAGTTTTCCGGTTATGATTTACAACAATCCATTCACATCTGGTGTGGATATTGGTACGGAGACCATTTTAAACGTTGCTCGCGATGTCGAGAATATCACCCATATTAAGGAATCAAGCGGTGATATAAGTAAAGCACGTGATATTTCCAGACAAGGAAAAGGCTTTATTGAAACATTTTGCGGATCTGATGACTTGGCACTTGAGTCGCTATTAGTAGGAGCTACCGGCTGGATTTCGGTTGCAGGAAATATCGCGCCACAACTGGTTACTGATTTATTTGACAGTGTACAGGAAAACAACATGGAACGGGCATGGGAATTGTATGATAAAGTTCTTCCCCTTTGCAACTTTATAGAAGGGTCTGGAAAATACGTGCAAATTGTTAAACGGGCGATGGATCTGCAAGGACTAGCAGGTGGCCCGTCCAGAAAGCCAAGGTTAGGACTAACAACCGATGAAGATGCGACGTTAAAAGAATTGTTAGCATCACTTGATAGATCGCCAGCATCATGA
- a CDS encoding proline racemase family protein encodes MNVEKMFTAIDIHVAGEAFRMIIHSPMQLRTQDIASNQSILENDYAQEKELLLNEPRGHRGINGCMVTPSSRADYAVLFVNHAGEHRFSYSGLMATLTALLETGNISEKANGLYEVETVNGIYTVRAAYVNQTVEKAGVESDDCRVIESAGEDYQLVEVDASRHYAIYSLPESIPAIEMTYLSSIMKWGKQIIAEMDAQSLHGVILMETISSGEIRSVTFEQDGAILRSPGADSTFALYTALAEKGEQPPKLNNHSIFGSQLTAVQARESAQRYSMETQAFITGEHQFLYDPDDPLERGFLLK; translated from the coding sequence ATGAATGTAGAAAAAATGTTTACAGCCATCGATATTCATGTAGCCGGAGAGGCGTTTCGAATGATTATTCATTCTCCAATGCAGTTACGTACGCAAGATATAGCGTCGAATCAATCTATACTAGAAAACGATTACGCACAAGAAAAAGAACTCTTGTTAAATGAACCACGTGGCCATCGAGGGATTAATGGTTGTATGGTCACACCATCGAGTCGAGCAGATTATGCCGTGCTATTTGTGAATCATGCGGGGGAGCATCGGTTCAGCTACAGTGGGCTAATGGCGACGCTGACCGCCCTGTTGGAAACGGGGAATATCTCTGAAAAAGCAAATGGACTATACGAGGTGGAGACGGTAAACGGCATTTATACGGTTCGTGCGGCATATGTCAATCAAACGGTTGAAAAAGCAGGCGTTGAATCTGACGACTGTCGGGTCATCGAGTCAGCTGGTGAGGATTATCAATTAGTGGAAGTAGACGCTTCAAGGCATTATGCGATTTATTCGCTTCCTGAATCGATACCAGCGATCGAAATGACCTATCTATCTTCCATTATGAAATGGGGAAAACAAATAATCGCAGAAATGGATGCCCAGTCGCTCCACGGTGTTATTTTAATGGAAACCATCTCCTCAGGCGAAATTCGCTCTGTCACATTTGAACAAGATGGGGCCATACTGCGCTCGCCAGGGGCAGACAGTACGTTTGCATTGTATACCGCATTGGCGGAAAAAGGCGAACAGCCGCCCAAACTTAACAATCACAGTATTTTCGGAAGCCAGCTGACAGCCGTACAAGCGAGGGAATCGGCACAGCGTTATTCCATGGAAACACAAGCATTTATTACCGGTGAGCATCAATTTCTGTATGATCCGGATGATCCCTTGGAAAGGGGGTTTTTACTGAAATAG
- a CDS encoding proline racemase family protein, which yields MNFQRLFTTIDTHTGGNPTRTVLSGMPELHGETMSEKMLYMKEHFDWIRNFLMNEPRGHDVMSGAIMVPPCHPEADVGVIYIETGGYLPMCGHDTIGYCTALVEAGMVEVSEPYTKLNVDTPAGLVKTTIKVEDGKAKEVTFANVPSFLLKSIEIDVDGVGHVACDIAYGGNFYGIIDARKLGLELTTENASVIIDKAITIRNAINATEEVVHPEFPFINGLTHIEFFTDPVHPEADLKNTVIVPPGGIDRSPCGTGTSAKLATLKSRGELGVDELFVYESIVGTLFKARILELTKVKDYQAVLPEVTGSAWVMGMHRFFYHESDSLNEGFLLIPPMEDH from the coding sequence ATGAATTTTCAGCGTTTATTTACCACCATTGATACGCATACGGGGGGGAACCCGACTAGAACGGTGCTGAGCGGGATGCCGGAATTACACGGGGAAACCATGTCGGAAAAAATGCTTTACATGAAAGAGCATTTCGATTGGATTAGAAATTTTTTAATGAACGAACCTAGAGGGCATGATGTTATGTCTGGTGCAATCATGGTCCCTCCTTGTCACCCGGAAGCTGATGTCGGTGTCATTTACATCGAAACGGGCGGCTATTTACCGATGTGTGGGCACGATACGATTGGATATTGTACGGCTTTGGTTGAAGCGGGGATGGTTGAGGTTAGTGAACCATATACCAAATTAAATGTGGATACACCAGCCGGATTAGTGAAAACCACCATTAAAGTGGAGGATGGCAAAGCCAAGGAGGTGACGTTTGCTAATGTTCCTTCGTTCTTATTGAAATCGATTGAAATAGATGTTGACGGGGTTGGCCATGTGGCGTGTGACATTGCTTACGGTGGAAACTTTTACGGAATTATTGATGCACGTAAACTTGGGCTGGAACTAACGACGGAAAATGCATCAGTCATCATTGATAAGGCTATTACAATACGTAATGCCATCAATGCGACAGAAGAAGTGGTTCACCCGGAATTTCCGTTTATCAATGGATTAACGCATATTGAATTTTTCACAGATCCAGTTCATCCCGAAGCAGATTTAAAAAATACGGTTATCGTTCCGCCGGGCGGGATTGACCGGTCACCATGCGGGACAGGGACATCCGCGAAACTTGCCACGCTTAAAAGTCGCGGTGAACTCGGCGTTGATGAGTTATTTGTTTATGAAAGTATCGTCGGCACGTTGTTTAAGGCACGCATTTTGGAATTGACAAAGGTGAAGGATTATCAGGCAGTTCTTCCAGAAGTAACTGGTTCCGCATGGGTGATGGGAATGCATCGTTTCTTCTATCATGAAAGCGATTCCCTGAACGAAGGGTTCCTTTTAATTCCACCAATGGAAGACCACTAG
- a CDS encoding NAD(P)/FAD-dependent oxidoreductase, which produces MGDVQHRDIVVIGGGIMGAAIAYYCSKAGLNITVLEKKELASGTSSRCDGNILAIDKDPGFDSQMSLKSQQLVHELNKDLEISFEYRNPGSILVCENDQELDAAQKWVKQQQDAGLEFKMLDRQDLRNESKYFADDLYGGLECKTDSTVNPYMLTYSMFHSAQKHGAKVHTHTEVKNVSKDSAGQFVIETSGETFTANKVVNACGVWAPFIGEMLDVDIPIKPRKGQLIVASREQPVGLRKVMEFGYLISKFGGERVVDPVTDKYGVALVFEPTESQNFLIGSSREFNGFDIKVNHDVTKYIAKRAVRFYPKMADMMVIRTYAGLRPWTADHLPVVSHVDEVPGFYVAAGHEGDGISLAAITGKVMEEMLSEKETSIPLEPLRYDRFKERVTN; this is translated from the coding sequence ATGGGAGATGTACAGCATCGAGATATTGTTGTCATTGGCGGCGGCATTATGGGTGCAGCGATTGCGTATTACTGCTCGAAAGCAGGTTTGAATATAACAGTTCTTGAAAAAAAGGAGTTGGCAAGTGGTACTTCCTCCAGGTGCGACGGAAATATTCTTGCTATTGATAAAGATCCGGGTTTTGATAGTCAGATGTCGTTAAAAAGTCAGCAGCTCGTGCATGAATTGAATAAAGATTTGGAGATTTCATTTGAGTATCGTAATCCGGGAAGCATCCTTGTTTGCGAAAATGACCAGGAACTTGACGCCGCACAGAAATGGGTGAAACAGCAGCAAGATGCAGGGTTGGAATTTAAAATGCTCGACCGGCAAGACCTCAGAAATGAATCAAAGTATTTTGCCGACGATCTTTATGGTGGCCTGGAGTGTAAAACGGATTCAACGGTTAATCCTTATATGCTTACGTATTCCATGTTCCACAGTGCACAGAAACATGGGGCAAAGGTACATACACATACCGAAGTAAAAAATGTTTCCAAGGATAGTGCCGGACAGTTTGTCATTGAAACAAGTGGCGAAACGTTTACCGCTAATAAAGTGGTCAATGCATGTGGCGTTTGGGCACCATTCATTGGAGAAATGCTTGATGTGGATATTCCAATTAAACCTCGGAAAGGTCAATTAATTGTTGCTTCCAGAGAACAGCCAGTCGGACTCAGGAAAGTGATGGAGTTTGGGTATCTTATCTCCAAATTCGGCGGTGAGCGGGTAGTTGATCCGGTAACTGACAAATATGGCGTAGCGCTTGTATTTGAACCGACGGAAAGCCAGAACTTTCTCATTGGAAGCAGCAGAGAATTTAATGGATTCGACATTAAAGTAAATCATGACGTAACGAAATATATCGCTAAACGGGCTGTACGATTTTATCCAAAAATGGCGGATATGATGGTGATCAGAACATACGCCGGATTGCGACCGTGGACAGCAGATCATCTGCCGGTTGTTTCACACGTAGATGAAGTTCCAGGTTTTTATGTTGCAGCGGGGCATGAGGGGGATGGAATCAGTTTGGCAGCGATTACAGGAAAAGTGATGGAAGAAATGTTATCGGAAAAGGAGACATCGATACCATTAGAACCACTAAGGTATGACCGTTTTAAAGAGAGGGTGACAAATTAG
- a CDS encoding sigma 54-interacting transcriptional regulator, whose product MLANSEETIEKELQRSTEASSSKRVLLQTGTQFFDVRISGITEQPVYVLCGTVSINDDMKKVLTELAERECIVVVDKQGAAGYISANELCQHLYTNYQQLNAYIDTILATTDESCTVIDQDKNVITWTKGAERLFSIKQEDIIGKPINEFFSRERLEIFNSLEKGTSVHHQQHKAKENQVVLINSNPVYFNNNIIGAVVSETDITSQIRLNKELYHASEKLFNLEKEVTKLTASEDPFQNIRGNSPALKKTIDKIEKASSTDASILIHGESGVGKELFAKAAHNVREDENAPFVAINCGAIPSALFESEIFGYEKGAFSGADQKGKKGKAQLAKGGTLFLDEIGEMPLEMQVKILRLLQEKKFYPVGGTKEIEVDFRVIAATNKDLQELVNENKFRADLYYRLNVVSVEVPPLRKRPADIIELTHYFLHEISIKYNRPIHGISQDIMQALLQHQWPGNTRELKNVIERLVVFSEDGEIKLDEIPFEFDQAKASSSTSQIEFNHNDNRSLSARLQDVEKNIILNELEKTDGNKLQCAKNLNITRATLYNRIKKLGIT is encoded by the coding sequence ATTCTAGCAAACAGTGAGGAAACTATTGAAAAAGAATTACAGCGGTCGACAGAAGCATCCTCATCGAAAAGAGTATTGCTACAAACAGGAACGCAATTTTTTGATGTTCGAATTTCTGGCATTACAGAACAGCCAGTCTACGTATTATGCGGAACCGTTTCCATCAATGATGATATGAAGAAAGTACTAACCGAACTGGCCGAACGGGAATGCATCGTCGTAGTAGACAAGCAAGGAGCGGCCGGCTATATAAGTGCAAATGAATTATGTCAACATTTATATACAAACTATCAGCAGTTGAATGCTTACATCGATACGATTCTTGCTACCACCGACGAGTCCTGTACGGTAATCGACCAGGACAAAAACGTGATCACGTGGACAAAGGGTGCTGAACGACTATTTTCCATCAAACAAGAAGATATTATAGGCAAGCCAATCAACGAATTTTTCAGCCGCGAACGACTAGAAATCTTTAACTCGCTTGAGAAAGGAACCTCCGTCCATCATCAACAGCATAAAGCAAAAGAAAATCAAGTCGTGCTCATTAACTCAAACCCAGTCTACTTTAATAACAACATTATTGGTGCCGTCGTCTCGGAAACTGATATAACCAGTCAAATAAGGTTGAATAAAGAGTTATACCATGCAAGTGAAAAACTATTTAACTTGGAAAAAGAAGTAACAAAATTAACCGCAAGCGAAGACCCTTTTCAAAATATACGCGGAAACAGTCCTGCACTTAAGAAAACAATCGATAAAATCGAAAAGGCCTCCTCAACTGATGCAAGCATTTTAATCCACGGGGAAAGTGGTGTCGGGAAAGAGCTTTTCGCTAAAGCAGCCCATAACGTGCGTGAAGATGAGAACGCACCATTTGTCGCTATTAATTGCGGTGCTATTCCTTCTGCGCTATTCGAGAGTGAAATATTCGGTTATGAAAAAGGAGCCTTTTCCGGAGCAGATCAGAAAGGAAAAAAAGGTAAAGCACAACTCGCGAAAGGCGGCACATTATTTTTAGACGAAATTGGTGAGATGCCGCTGGAAATGCAAGTAAAAATACTGCGCTTGCTGCAGGAAAAGAAATTCTATCCTGTAGGCGGTACAAAAGAAATTGAAGTCGACTTTCGTGTCATTGCAGCTACAAACAAAGACTTGCAAGAACTTGTCAACGAAAATAAATTCCGAGCAGACTTGTATTATCGCTTAAATGTCGTCAGCGTTGAAGTACCCCCATTGCGCAAACGGCCGGCGGATATCATCGAGCTGACCCACTACTTCTTACATGAAATATCAATTAAATACAACCGCCCTATTCACGGAATATCCCAGGACATCATGCAAGCGTTGCTCCAGCATCAGTGGCCCGGAAATACTAGAGAGCTAAAAAATGTGATCGAACGTTTAGTGGTATTCTCAGAAGACGGGGAAATAAAGCTTGATGAAATCCCATTTGAATTCGATCAAGCTAAGGCTTCTTCCAGTACTAGTCAAATAGAATTCAATCACAATGACAATCGCTCATTGAGTGCTAGACTGCAAGATGTTGAGAAAAATATCATTCTTAATGAGTTGGAGAAAACGGACGGAAACAAACTGCAATGTGCTAAAAACCTGAACATTACGCGGGCTACCCTGTACAACCGGATCAAAAAACTGGGGATAACGTAA
- a CDS encoding (2Fe-2S)-binding protein: MSFYVNAFIISEVIQLTEHELMVCRCEEVTFKELSETASKYQCSARELKLRTRAGMGYCGGRTCRPLVDKVTRDLEQNSQSQVTLKYQPPVRPISFGNLGGEQNE, from the coding sequence ATGTCATTCTATGTAAACGCATTTATTATTTCAGAGGTGATCCAATTGACCGAACATGAATTAATGGTATGCCGCTGTGAAGAGGTTACCTTTAAAGAACTTAGTGAAACTGCATCGAAATATCAATGCTCAGCCAGAGAACTAAAACTCCGAACCCGTGCCGGCATGGGATACTGTGGCGGTCGGACGTGCAGACCGCTTGTCGATAAAGTAACACGTGATTTGGAACAGAACAGTCAAAGTCAGGTCACATTAAAATATCAACCGCCCGTCCGCCCAATCAGTTTCGGTAATTTAGGAGGCGAGCAGAATGAGTAA
- a CDS encoding (2Fe-2S)-binding protein, with product MSKRITDHPVLGPLEEQKEVSFTFNGQTLIGRENESIAAALLANGIRTLRHHEDSGSPRGIYCNIGHCFECRVTVNSKQGVRSCLTPLQEGMTIQSGGPLPSPVRDWRNAHE from the coding sequence ATGAGTAAGCGAATCACCGACCATCCCGTCCTCGGTCCCTTGGAGGAACAAAAAGAGGTATCGTTCACATTTAATGGCCAAACATTAATTGGCAGAGAAAATGAGTCAATCGCCGCTGCACTTCTTGCCAATGGCATACGCACATTGCGCCACCATGAAGACAGTGGATCTCCAAGGGGCATTTATTGCAACATTGGACACTGTTTTGAATGCCGGGTAACAGTCAACAGTAAGCAAGGTGTCCGATCCTGCCTCACCCCTTTGCAAGAAGGAATGACCATTCAAAGTGGTGGCCCGCTTCCTTCACCAGTGAGGGATTGGAGGAATGCACATGAATGA
- a CDS encoding NAD(P)/FAD-dependent oxidoreductase codes for MNDVIIIGAGPAGLSAAVTCARKGLQVLVIDEYMKPGGRLLGQLYEQPDGTWWNGIQESARLHRQATDLGVQILLNTPVHNLERDEDQWTIYTEKNIYSTNHLLLATGAAESPVPVPGWTLPGVMSVGAAQVMTNVHRVKPGERGVIIGVNALSAVIASELQMAGVNVAALALPERNKLTQEAAQPESVMNDLLHVAHMAPSALMRFGSKLMKNDLMKQLGITFYPKSGFKMWGIPIQLRKAVVEIYGNKQVEGVKIATVRPDGDIIPGTEETISCDFVCIAGGLYPLTELAAVAGCPFYLIDELGGYVPLHNNRMETALDGLYVAGNITGIEGAKIAIDQGTVAGLTIAANHGVNELENEIEQAIASVSQTRDQAPFQFDPNVRKGKRIMQEKWEEYQRSKSEWTVG; via the coding sequence ATGAATGATGTCATTATTATCGGAGCAGGTCCGGCTGGGTTATCTGCTGCAGTCACCTGTGCCCGTAAAGGTTTACAAGTACTGGTAATCGATGAATATATGAAACCAGGCGGACGTTTGCTTGGACAACTTTATGAGCAGCCGGATGGGACATGGTGGAATGGCATTCAAGAATCCGCCCGTTTACATCGACAAGCAACCGACCTTGGGGTACAAATCTTGCTGAACACACCTGTTCATAACTTAGAACGCGATGAAGACCAATGGACGATTTATACGGAAAAAAATATATATTCTACAAATCATTTACTGTTGGCAACCGGCGCCGCGGAATCCCCGGTGCCTGTTCCGGGCTGGACATTACCTGGCGTCATGTCTGTCGGGGCAGCACAAGTGATGACCAATGTCCACCGCGTGAAACCAGGAGAACGGGGCGTCATCATTGGTGTGAATGCCCTTTCCGCTGTCATCGCCTCAGAACTGCAGATGGCAGGCGTCAACGTAGCAGCACTGGCACTACCGGAGCGAAACAAGCTTACCCAAGAAGCAGCACAGCCGGAAAGCGTGATGAATGACTTGCTGCATGTTGCCCATATGGCACCTTCTGCCCTAATGCGATTTGGCAGTAAACTGATGAAAAACGATCTGATGAAACAGCTGGGCATTACCTTCTACCCGAAAAGCGGTTTTAAAATGTGGGGGATTCCGATTCAGCTTCGAAAAGCAGTCGTGGAAATCTACGGTAATAAACAAGTCGAAGGTGTAAAGATAGCAACCGTTCGACCAGATGGAGACATCATTCCCGGCACAGAGGAAACCATCTCCTGCGACTTTGTATGCATTGCAGGCGGATTATACCCATTAACCGAACTGGCAGCTGTTGCAGGTTGCCCATTTTACCTGATTGATGAACTCGGCGGCTATGTCCCGCTGCACAACAATAGAATGGAAACGGCTTTGGACGGCCTATACGTTGCCGGTAATATCACCGGAATTGAAGGGGCGAAAATCGCCATTGATCAAGGAACAGTGGCCGGTCTGACCATCGCAGCCAATCATGGTGTCAACGAACTTGAGAACGAAATCGAACAAGCAATTGCATCCGTCAGCCAAACAAGGGATCAGGCACCATTTCAGTTTGACCCGAATGTCAGAAAGGGAAAACGGATTATGCAGGAGAAGTGGGAAGAATATCAAAGAAGTAAAAGTGAATGGACGGTTGGGTAA